TATGTCACACATTTTAGGCCTATTTGCCTTATAACCAgtggttttttttataaaagatacaaacatGGAAATCAAACCCGATTATATTCTGGCCAATCCCAATTGTCACTAAGACTCATTAGCCTGATAATCAGTGGGCATTTTTTAATCCGTGATACCCATATTTTGGTTTACCTTTTTTGAAGCCTTCTAGAGGAtattgattttaagtttttaactaCTATTCTTCGATAACGTGgtacattttaaaaaatcaaaatgcaaatatttatactaatataaatataaacccCCAGAAAATCACGTGTACAAGTAAAGGTAACTATGGGGGCTTATGTACAACTAACTGAgctgaaaattccgagggatggTGTTGTGGCAGAATCCGATAACAAAGGACAAGATGGACGACGGAGATGGTTCCCCTTTATAAGAGAAGTAAATCATAAGATTATGGGGTTAATGACTATCAGACGGAGTTTATCACTTGTACATGCCAAATGTGAAAGTTTGATATGGGAAATGGAGTGATGTTCATGCAGTCAAGGGAGGTTTTGCAACatattgttttcatttattgaagaTAGCGTCTGCACCAACATAATGACCAATTCTTGCATTTTTTTGGGGGGAAATTCAACGTTGTAagacgttttttttttacattccaaaaacagaaaatattatGGTCGAAAAACTTACATGAGGTACTCTAAAATCTCTTTCAGTTATGGAATATGCTGGTTCTTCTTCAGATTGGGTTTCCTGAATTGGTGTCTTCTATAGATTACTTTTGATTTCCTTTTTATTGTTGtcaaaaattataagaaaaaaaaatcccaacTGTCTTCACTCTTTATAAATTCCAAAGTATCCCAAATGGATTTTGAGTGCTCTTCATAGGATTGTATTCATTCATTGCATGTTCTAgtagtaattatatttttcttgtcaAAAGATCCAACGACTTGTCTTTACAAATTTACATATTAACAAAAGAGACTCTTTACAAAATATATGCAAATAAAAGTAATAAAGAGTGAAAAAACTTAAACATTCTCTTGTACTAGGGGCATTGCCTCCGCACAAGCACGGAGTTGTGTACAGAGTTCttatttcatctcaatatttgttagggttattgtagttatgaattttgtgtgtttgggttgatcattgtttttcaagttttttattgttatagggttagagttgtgatgatgaactgtgtagGCATTGTTCTCAAGTTATGAAGGATTAAACTAGGTtaataatgtgattgatatagttcatGGTGTTGTTTGTTatgtcactgagacttattatttgtttgtctttttaatttgtttcttcactattgagagtacataaattatattaaggttgttgagagtacttttgtttctagatattttttctcgagtttagttgtgtaagttttGTGTTATCtttagtaataatttttattatctttattatgtttgttatatgttttttttatttttaaacttggtGCTTTTAAcagacctttaaaacaaatacatgaagacttgtagaaaataacaataaaatgagtgacaattcTGAGTATTTGGGCATCAATGgattttaaacgaatttatgtatttttcataagaagacaactagattttgacccgcgcttcaaAAGCGCGGGTTTTTTTCCGATTAAGAATATTGTTtgatatgaattattattttggttttgatgttttgaagtATATTATTAAGTTATAAAGTGTTATTATATCGAAAAAGTAATagaattttagtttaaaattatataatttatcaaatagtttattttagattttatatgtgtatcaatactattaaaagagaaggagtctaaaaaaatctacctataaaaattgtttggaccctttcatttaactcattatttttttggtcttaccttaaatttatactaacaatatgttaccatatatttctctaacaataatttagtcaattcttttatttatttaaatctcactcctaaatcctaatcattactattactatatttatcattttgatttttaatcgtaaaagcattgaaactaatgttttatattatcacttttatcatataatatatgatttaaagcaagataaattacaagacatatatgtgtacattctaacttcctctttcgtttataataaagtaatcatatcatatataaactttcccactaaaataacatatcatatactaaactttcaaccatctatagtttgataatattttcatatttaaaaattatttttctgaatattcatgttaccttcacaaaaatgaagaaagtcATTGGTTCTATTAATTAAAGCTAACCTGAATTCACGATATCAATATTGattattcaagattttgaaaattatttgtttagatattatacttttatatacttttcacttaaaacgaatcaatactattaaaaaagaaagagttttaaaaaatctaatataaaaaagttgttggagttatgtataactatttattatttttctgataatactttaatcattctaaacatacaatattttaaatatttttaacagatcttaatattatttcttatgatacctttactcagaaaaatatttcatcaaccatgtttttgtacaataacgttagaaatttatatcaaaaggttgttggatctgatatggacgtaatgggtccacatctgttcgggtatttaagatcctaaaagaatttgaaatatatgaaaaatctgaaaaatatctgaaacacgaaaagtatttgaaactccaaacaaataccaaaaaaattcaaatacctaaaattttaaaatcttattcaaaatctgacacgatgaactgaaaaataccaaaattttatccaaatacccaatttttttttaatttgaaaaatttacctgaaatcaaaactataatcgtaaaccaaaaacttaaaaacaatatccATAATAACGGAAACATATTCggaatatccaaatatacctaataaacacatatttatgatcgggtCTAGGGTAGGACCCGGACTCAAACAAAGACATGCGGGTCAAAAAAACCCAATAGGTTATCTTCTCTGGACCTGAACTTAACCTATAATTTTGGGTCGGTTCGGTTTGCTTTTTTGACccggatataattctcatgtcgaaaagaaacttacgtaaaagtgtacatataaaatctcaaataaactaatttttagattatatagctgttaaaaattatgtttttcgatataataaaattttgtattataatataatccaacaaccccgcgctttccaagcgcggatcaaaatctagttcttaTGTTACAACGTCATCGTTGCATTTTGTGTTGGGTATTTTGTAAGAGTTATGTTTGTTGAGTTAATGAGACAAAAATTTACTTGGCAGATTTTGGGCTAatctaatagtatatatattgtagaatttttaatagttttagcaaTGTTTTCATATCCGAACCAAACCTACAGTCTCAGAagtaaatcaggtgattcataTAAATCTGGTCTGAATTTTGttaaaaccatatatatatatatatatatataaatctgatAAAAGTAGGTAAAAACGTAAAAACTATCATTAACCCGCTATCCAATATTGGTTGACCCGATAAAATACCATATAAATTGGatgatatattttcaaaactcaATTCAAACTTTTGAATCAAGCTTTGAAGCACGAGGTTAATACCTtttcaaaagagaaaaatctTGTTTAACTTAGGTATTCCAAACCTAGTGAAGAGTTTATACTAATCGCAATGtgtttagtatataatatatgattgaaTAACCAGCGGAAACCTGCAAgcttgaaactcaaataatataaatattaattctggacctaattatatttgtaaatttattttcttatttaaattgAATTACAGAAGTGGACTTGTATTTAAGCATCTTTTATACTAAACATTATttgttgcccaaaaaaaaatactaatcattattttggattttagtAATTGTGCTTCATAAGTAAAAATCAagtcaacttatttttttataaaaaaaaagagagaatatggagcaatattttctaaattatttgtatttttaaattttccatAATATAGTTTAAGTGGTTGTATCTGAATTATAGTAAAAACTCAATTGAATAAGTTGGCCCGAGGATAATTTTTAACTAACTTCAAatgcatttttttaaatttgtttagtACTTATATGTTAATATCGTTTTTTAcgaactgaaaataatataatatactacTAAGTTTGATCGGTTCTATAgtaaaacatgattttgtgataattatttatcataCTTCATTAACTCATTTTCTTAAAATACTTGTATTACTTACCAGACTATTTTAATTCAAATGACATGTATTATTTAATGGTGACATGCACCATACCATTCGTTTTATATAGATATGAATTTaagaattaaaataaacattatataatatatatatatatatggtcacATACATAATAGATTAGTCTATGGACCCACGAGTTTATATATTATTGcatcaaaaaaatattggttAGTCAATCGTATATGGGATATCAATAACTAAATGGAGAAATTTATAATCAAAGGGTGAAATTTATAGAAGGTAATATAgtagttaccataaatatagGAGTGACACACTTATAATATCTAAAGAAAATCagagaaatttatgaaaatatattgttagGAGAAATTTAAGTAGGAACATGAAATTATTAACTTTTAGGAACTAGTCCAAACAACcttgtataagtagatttttcaaGACTGCTTcctttttaatagaatagatagcATTGACATGTTGACATTGggcatataaaatattttcataggacaagaggagtgagtaggtggagatgttgttcaCTAAAGAAAATACTTGTTACTAATTTGTTTgtcacaatattaaaactttcgtCACAATATTACTATTGTCACGTATTTGTCACTATTTACAAACGGTTGCAATACGGTAGTCACAAATTTTCCTGGGTAACAAAAACGCAACAAATGTTGTGACTAATTTCTTAGAAACTATTTAATAACAAATTATGACAATACACAAAGTGGTAAAATGCTCACAATTATAACCAGTAATAATGGAGAAAACAGCCAAAAAAGccctaaatttttaaattaaagtaAGAAAACCTTCAACTTGTGTTTGAACCAAAAACTCTTCAACTTTTAAATATTGGCCATTTTAACTATCATATTTTGTTGACTCAGCCATTTAAAAAACCCGAATAGTTAACtgttaaaattgattaaaaacgTCTGTTAACTCTGTAAAcaacatcattttaaaaattgattaaagCATTGATCAAATTACGTCTTTTTTGTTTATGTAAACACTTAAAGCATCTCATTCGTGAAACCAGAGCCCCAAataaacttcatcttcttcactctGATTTCACGAAAGAGATGTTTTAAGTGTTTACAAAAACACAAAGACGTAATTTGATCAATGctttaatcaatttttaaattatgttttttagaGAGTTAACATACGTTTATTTTTAATCGATTTCAGCAGTTGATTATTCGGATATCTTAAATGACCgagttaacaaaatataaaaataatcaatatttaaaaattaaagatttttttggCTCAAACAAGAGTTGAAGGTTTTTTTGGATTTAATTTGAAAGTTCAAGGTTTTATTGACTGTTTTCTCAATAATAATGTACCAAAATCATCATATTATGCTACGCACATAACGTTTCAGTTTCGTCTTTAATTATGACAGAGCATTAGTCTTAAATCTACATTATAATTACGACTTTACAAGTTCCGTTTGTAGACTCGTAGTCTGTGTTTTTTCTGGCATCGGCTGTACTCTTCCCTTTTCGTGTTGTTGGTTAAATCTTAAGTTTTTACAATAACCATAGCTCTTTGATTGAGGAACTATCAAGAGAAAACATGGCATATGATTATAAGCATTTTGGATCTATTTATCCAGAATTTTCTGATGATGTCTACACTGGTCAGTGTATTGTCTCTCTCTCATTCAAAGAGTAAATCCAGAAACGGAGATCAAAGTTTTGTCGATTACATTACAGAAGTCAACAATTATAGCGTTGTATGTATGTGCAAACTTCTGTATATATGAAAGCGGTTTTTGCTCGATGTAATCATCAGAGTAATCCTTCACATGATCTACGGTGGTGTTATATCATCAGTTTGTTGTGTGTTTTGCCCATTGCAAATAGTTCCTGGCGGTTTGTATTTGATGGTCTTAGATTTTGAAAGAATCTGAATTGCTCTGTTTAAACAACAAACATGGAAACCACCATATACGAAGATGAAGATACATCACCCATTAGACATTGGAAACTTGCATTTACTACAGCAGGCGCAATAAAAGGAATGGTGGTCATGCTTTGGTTCCATCTCCGACACCAAGAATCCTTTGCAGAAATCATAAGTATATTAACTTTAACAAAGAGACAAGATTCAGATTTATACACAACAACACTTCAATTCTTTTTTCCAGTCAGTATAATGCAGAATGCATTTTGGAGTTTCATCCAAAAGATAATAACCATTCGAAAATATATGAAGAGACATAACAGATTTTATCTGTTAACCTATAAAAACATGGTTACTCTCTATTTCTTCATCGaaattgttttaatttcttttatttgtaTCAACGGTAAAATTGTAGGAAGAATGTTTCTGTAAACTCATTTGTTTTTGAATGAAtgcaaaattttattcaatcaaAACTTTTGTTACATCAAGTGTTTCTATGgttgaaaagaagaagaaataatctATCTCATGAGCTTCAGATCAGAGAAGAGTCTTCTTGCACTCTTGTCCAAAACCATTCTCCAACATATAACACCATTTTGGTGTGAAAACTACACCATTTTAGTgtcaaaaagtttttttatctCTAACCATAATACCAAATTTTAcaccaaaattttattttcgatttttatattatttagttagAAACTTTATtattacttgatatatatataaataatattattatataactatATTGCACAAAAATGGATAACACTAAAATattcgttttaaaataaattatttttattttaaaatataatcatattaaaataacaaactaAAATAAACTATTTCAATATCTGTAATTATTTAAttactatataattatttatctattttatatgtgtttatcttgccattgatatttatttaattaatattttattaataaaaataagtgAATAATGTTTGGCGTTGTGAATAGTaacacaccaaatttggtgtcgTACTGTAGCTTTGCATTAAATTGGTGTAACTTTTTCCGTTGGATTGGAAAAGTTTTAGtgtaaaaattacataaaaatggTGTTTTGgaattgtgttaaaaaaaaaaaagatatcgcTGTCTCTTTCCTTCCTTGGACTGACAACAGCTTCAGGCGTATCGTTTTGTAAACTCATTTTGATATTAATGTATTTGATTTGTTggaaaacaaaatacaaaacataTGCAAATAACTAACCAAGTATAGCACactaaacaagaaaaaaacagcactgttttaaaagtaaagagagaaagagagagaaagtaaaaaCGCAGAGGGGTTCGGCGGtcggccggcgcgtgagcgtccgtGCTGTTGTCGGGGCCCGTCGTGGTTAAGATCATAGTGTTTTGAGTCATTTCTCTGGGAGGCGGATGCTCTCACAGATCCGTCGCCGCCGGTCTTTTGTCTCCGTGGCGGGGAAGCTTCGTCAGTTCCGCTGTCATCGGCTCTAGTCTCCGGGGGGTGAGGGTTCCTACAGCCTTGCGTCGCCGGATTTCGGCCCCTActctttagggtttagtttttatCTCAGTTGTCTGtttctttctgttttttgtATTTCGTTTCGGTTGAATGTGTTTATCGGACGAGAGTGAAGTGCTCCGGCGGAAAGGGTGATGGTGCATGCGATGCTTTCTTTTGGGGATTGCGGTTTAAGGTGGTGGATGAGATCTCACTACGGCGATCGATTCTCTCCAGTTTCTAGAGTCTCAAAGATGGTCTGAGGTGAAGGTTTGACGGAACGATGGAGTTCCGGTCTGGCTTGGGTGATCCGATGGTGGGATCTCCGGCGACGACGAGAAGCGGTGGTGACGCGAGAATCTCGCGACGCGTATACCCTCGACGGCGAGAATTGCAACACGTGTCCAAGCAGCAAAAAGACGGATTTGCGAGGCGGCCGTGCCCATCTCGTTTGGCCTCTAGGGTTTCTCTCAAGTTGGACCGTATGTTTAGGCCCAATTGGGGAATTAGGTTTGCCCGTTTGGTTTGTTGGGCGGTAGCGTTGTACTGGGCTTGGCCCAtctcttttaatattaaaatcttttagacggaaaaaaaaaactaaccaagtATAACTAATtgcatatttatttacttacaaAATGGTTTAATACAAAGCCAAGCTCTTCTTCACAGTACACTTATAATAGTTAAGAGAAAACGGTACACCTTTCTGCTATCAATTAAACCAAGCTACCAAACAGAAGGGACCCATGAGAAGAGtaatttcatttgtttttccaatcaaacaaaaaaaagaaacatccAACGAacctaaaattttaagtttaaatttttgtaaaagaaaaatataattctgaCTAATTTTGTCAGAAAGGATGGATGTTTCTGCTAAGGCCATTCACATTAGTGAAGAACCCAACTTGCTTGTACGGAAGATACGATCTGTGTTTCACTTCTTCCTTCAACGCTCTGTTTCTCATGTAGAGTTTCTCGTGCGCTGATTTAGTCCTCTTCTCCGACGACGTcgttttctctttctctttccctTTTTTCGCCTTTGTTGACTTTTTCTCCTCCTTATCATCTTCGCTGGTCAATTTCGCTGcccttgaagaagaagacgacgactGAGTTTTGTCACCGACGGCGGCGTTACTGTTGTTCAGGAAAACAAACGCGTCTCTTCCGTCGCTGTTGCTTCTCAACACGAGATCCCTGAATCTCCAGAGCTTCGAGAATCCCGTCGAGTTGCTCTTCCGGCAAGTCTCCGGCGACGCTTCCGCCACCGTTCCGCCCGACCACGAACAGTACGTTCCCAACGAACCCTCCTCTGCCTTCTTACCCTCGCCGTCTCCGTCGCGATCCTCCACGAACACCTTTCTAACACGCGGCCGGATACTCTCGCTGTCGTCGTCGGTCGCCGAAACGCCGTCGTTTTGGTCGAAGAGGAGAGCGCGGTTGAAGAGAGGGAAGACAGGACGGATCTGACCATCCTCGAAGGCTTCTTCGGCGGTTATCGGAGATCCTTCTGCGTTTACACAAGCGAAGGAgaactcttcatcttcttcgtcttcatcttcttcgtctgCATCTTCTGCTTCCTCTTCCTCGTGGAACTCGACGGAGTCTTCGAGTTCACTCCAAGATCTCTCGAGTTTTCGAATTTCTTCACCCTCTTCTGAAAACGCCAGCTTCTTGGTGAAATCCTCGCTCAACTTCATGGACATCTCCGTTAAGCGTTCATCGTCGATGGACGAAGAAGGGAAAGCAACCTGCATCGTTTTTGATTAGATACAAAATctctcgatctctctctcccctAGAAGAAAGCTGCAAGGACAGCTGTGTAGAGGAAGTGATAAGAAGAAGGGACTTAAATTCTTAATTGTGACATTAAGCCTATATATATCGTTGGTTGCTCCTCGTCAAGATAAGTTACCCACTGCGAACGAACCCCCCTTTattacttcttctttttatttttatttttcgttttttttctgGCCAACGACATTTCTTTATTTCGTTTATTTCTAGCAATTTAGTAATATTTTCGGATAATCCTCTGACAAGGATTAAATATCAACAAAACAAACGAGTTGATTAGGTAGATCAAAGTCGA
The nucleotide sequence above comes from Brassica napus cultivar Da-Ae chromosome A9, Da-Ae, whole genome shotgun sequence. Encoded proteins:
- the LOC106367604 gene encoding uncharacterized protein LOC106367604: MQVAFPSSSIDDERLTEMSMKLSEDFTKKLAFSEEGEEIRKLERSWSELEDSVEFHEEEEAEDADEEDEDEEDEEFSFACVNAEGSPITAEEAFEDGQIRPVFPLFNRALLFDQNDGVSATDDDSESIRPRVRKVFVEDRDGDGEGKKAEEGSLGTYCSWSGGTVAEASPETCRKSNSTGFSKLWRFRDLVLRSNSDGRDAFVFLNNSNAAVGDKTQSSSSSSRAAKLTSEDDKEEKKSTKAKKGKEKEKTTSSEKRTKSAHEKLYMRNRALKEEVKHRSYLPYKQVGFFTNVNGLSRNIHPF